In Nitrososphaerota archaeon, a single genomic region encodes these proteins:
- the uvrB gene encoding excinuclease ABC subunit UvrB codes for MKLNSHCLLQVQSYQISSEFEPTGDQPEAINKLVTGVQKGKVQTLLGVTGSGKTFTVANVIAKTGKNTLVISHNKTLAAQLYSELKQFFPKNNVGYFVSYYDYYQPESYIVQTDTYIEKDTQINEKIEKMRLEATAMLLSGEPTIIVATVSCIYSLGNPKDWEEMATTIKAGAQMNRSELIRRLVNARYERNDTTIAPGNFRVKGDTLDVIPAYSQDLVRISMFGDEIEKIAILDNVSLKEKHKVNSIRIFPAKHYLIADDVRTRAVKSIRAELKMRLPELNELERQRLEMRTKFDLEMIEELGYCSGIENYSRHFDGRAPGQQAFCLLDFFGNDYLLVIDESHVTIPQLHGMYGGDHTRKKSLIDYGFRLPSAFDNRPLKFEEFEKYIKNTIFVSATPSTFEKELSYQIVEQLVRPTGLLDPQVEVRPTKNQMDDLISEIKKRSDKNQRVLVTTLTKRMAEDLAEYLAKKEVRVRYLHSEIDGLQRTELIRQLRLGDFDVLVGINLLREGLDIPEVALVAILDADKEGFLRNFTSLIQTFGRAARNADGSVIMYADITTNSMKQAIEETARRCAKQLEYNKIHNITPRTIIKSIPAQVAALDDLKNKTQHDLSREIIEIESQMKRYAEELDFENAIACRDRLRRIQVELEKKNAR; via the coding sequence TTGAAATTAAATTCTCATTGCCTATTGCAGGTGCAGTCATACCAAATATCATCAGAGTTTGAGCCAACAGGCGACCAGCCAGAGGCAATAAACAAGCTAGTCACGGGAGTGCAGAAAGGCAAAGTTCAGACATTACTTGGTGTAACCGGTTCTGGCAAGACATTCACGGTTGCAAATGTAATTGCAAAAACAGGCAAAAATACACTAGTCATATCGCACAACAAGACACTTGCCGCACAGCTATATTCGGAGCTAAAACAGTTTTTCCCAAAAAATAATGTCGGCTATTTTGTATCATATTATGATTATTACCAGCCTGAAAGCTACATTGTGCAGACAGACACTTACATCGAAAAAGACACTCAAATCAACGAAAAAATTGAAAAAATGAGACTAGAGGCAACTGCCATGTTATTATCCGGTGAGCCGACCATAATAGTGGCCACGGTGTCATGCATCTATTCTTTGGGCAATCCCAAAGACTGGGAAGAGATGGCAACTACTATCAAGGCAGGTGCGCAAATGAATCGTAGTGAGCTGATTCGACGCCTAGTAAACGCACGATATGAGCGCAACGACACCACAATCGCGCCTGGAAATTTCCGAGTCAAGGGAGACACATTGGATGTAATTCCCGCATATTCCCAGGATTTAGTGCGAATATCCATGTTCGGTGATGAAATTGAAAAAATCGCAATACTGGATAACGTATCACTAAAAGAAAAACATAAGGTCAATTCAATCAGGATTTTTCCTGCAAAGCATTATTTGATAGCCGATGACGTGCGAACTCGTGCGGTAAAATCGATTCGAGCAGAGCTCAAAATGCGACTGCCAGAATTAAACGAGCTGGAGCGACAGCGACTAGAGATGCGAACCAAGTTTGATTTGGAAATGATCGAGGAGCTTGGATATTGCTCCGGAATTGAGAATTATTCTCGCCACTTTGATGGAAGGGCTCCAGGTCAGCAAGCATTTTGCCTCTTGGATTTTTTTGGCAATGACTATCTCCTAGTAATCGATGAATCACATGTCACAATTCCGCAGCTCCACGGAATGTATGGTGGGGATCACACTAGAAAAAAATCCCTAATTGATTACGGATTTAGATTGCCAAGCGCTTTTGACAATCGTCCACTGAAATTCGAGGAATTTGAGAAATATATCAAAAACACAATTTTTGTTTCAGCCACGCCATCCACATTTGAAAAAGAACTATCCTACCAAATAGTAGAACAGTTGGTGCGCCCAACAGGTCTATTGGATCCACAAGTAGAGGTCAGGCCTACAAAAAACCAGATGGATGACCTAATATCTGAAATTAAAAAGCGTTCAGACAAAAACCAGCGCGTCCTAGTCACCACACTAACAAAAAGAATGGCAGAAGACCTGGCAGAATATTTGGCAAAAAAAGAGGTGCGGGTGAGATACCTCCACTCGGAAATAGATGGCCTGCAGAGAACCGAACTAATACGCCAGCTAAGGCTAGGCGACTTTGATGTTCTAGTTGGAATTAACCTACTCCGTGAGGGTCTGGACATTCCTGAAGTGGCGCTAGTTGCCATATTGGATGCCGACAAGGAGGGCTTTTTGCGCAATTTTACAAGTTTGATTCAGACATTTGGTAGGGCTGCTAGAAACGCAGACGGCTCGGTCATAATGTATGCAGACATCACCACAAACTCCATGAAGCAGGCAATTGAAGAAACCGCCAGAAGGTGCGCAAAACAGCTAGAATACAATAAAATCCACAACATCACGCCTAGAACAATCATCAAGTCCATCCCAGCGCAGGTGGCAGCACTTGATGATCTCAAAAACAAGACCCAGCATGACCTGTCCCGTGAAATAATAGAAATAGAGAGTCAGATGAAAAGATATGCAGAAGAATTGGACTTTGAGAATGCGATTGCATGTCGCGACAGACTGAGGCGAATTCAAGTAGAGTTGGAAAAGAAAAATGCACGATAA
- a CDS encoding pyridoxamine 5'-phosphate oxidase family protein — protein MQLLGRLEIKSPQKIAEFLNSEHIGRIASLDSEGFPQIIPMNFVFVNDAIYMHSHTKGEKLDNIRKNPKVGFEVDREVEFLPSYFSSPTDASQADTFYISVVIKGNAAIIQDKSEKAVALNALMEKYQPEGGYEELTHEMHVVDEVAIIKVTPKTIRGKYKIGQHMDKSTKIQMARKILEKNSPLARQALQTMGFEIIDNDVKMVDEPNW, from the coding sequence ATGCAGCTACTTGGCAGACTCGAGATAAAATCACCCCAAAAAATAGCAGAATTTCTCAACTCGGAGCACATAGGAAGGATTGCATCACTAGACAGTGAGGGCTTTCCGCAGATCATACCAATGAATTTTGTCTTTGTAAACGACGCAATATACATGCACTCTCATACAAAAGGTGAAAAGCTTGACAACATCCGCAAAAACCCAAAGGTGGGCTTTGAAGTGGATAGGGAGGTAGAATTTTTGCCATCTTACTTTAGCTCGCCCACTGACGCATCGCAGGCAGATACGTTTTACATTAGTGTGGTTATCAAAGGAAACGCTGCAATAATACAAGACAAGTCAGAAAAGGCAGTGGCTCTCAATGCGTTAATGGAAAAATATCAGCCAGAGGGAGGATATGAAGAGCTAACGCATGAAATGCACGTAGTGGATGAAGTCGCAATCATCAAGGTAACACCAAAGACAATTCGCGGAAAATACAAAATCGGCCAGCATATGGACAAGTCCACCAAAATTCAGATGGCACGAAAGATTTTAGAGAAAAACAGCCCGCTTGCAAGGCAGGCACTACAGACAATGGGTTTTGAGATAATAGATAATGACGTCAAGATGGTAGACGAGCCGAACTGGTAG